The following proteins come from a genomic window of Pelmatolapia mariae isolate MD_Pm_ZW linkage group LG17, Pm_UMD_F_2, whole genome shotgun sequence:
- the waslb gene encoding WASP like actin nucleation promoting factor b isoform X3 codes for MMFCTTFLSAPSEELNCEASGRGATMGGGGLSPGSCLSSLHCLVLPQDEMYPSLSDPTARLSICSEDRACNLVDKVLVDISVTTCDARRSRCIWDNLRRRRSRSASPSPSKTPNSPCSKRVGGPALPMATVDIKNPEINSVQRYHNNSQMNNIVHSSFAKREKKVKGKKKRLTKADIGTPSNFQHIGHVGWDPNTGFDLNNLDPELKNLFDMCGISEAQLKDKETSKVIYDFIEKNGGVDAVKDELRKQAPPPPPPSRGGPPPPPPHHGSAPPPPPPPARGRGAPPPPPPSRAPVSAPPPPPPSRPGISAPPPPPPSRGPLPPPPPPAHASLPVAPPPPPPPPPSSGAGAPPPPPPPPPPPGPPPPAPPLATEANGGDSSLPASGSKSALLSQIREGTQLKKVEQKERPASNVGRDALLDQIRQGIQLKTRDDNNDSAPATPAPSSGIVGALMEVMEKRKRAIHSSDEDDDDEDDEDFEEEDEWDD; via the exons ATGATGTTCTGCACCACCTTTCTTTCTGCTCCTTCTGAGGAACTTAATTGTGAAGCTTCTGGAAGAGGAGCAACTATGGGAGGTGGAGGGCTGAGCCCAGGTAGCTGCCTGTCTTCCTTACATTGCCTGGTTCTCCCCCAGGATGAAATGTACCCATCTCTTTCTGACCCCACTGCTCGACTTTCCATCTGCTCTGAAGACCGGGCTTGCAACTTGGTGGACAAGGTGCTTGTAGACATCAGTGTGACCACCTGCGATGCAAGAAGGAGCAGGTGTATTTGGGATAACCTGAGAAGGCGACGCAGTCGGTCCGCATCGCCTTCACCCAGCAAAACGCCCAATAGTCCTTGTAGCAAGCGTGTCGGAG GACCCGCATTGCCCATGGCAACTGTCGATATCAAAAACCCAGAGATCAACAGTGTTCAGCGTTATCACAACAATTCTCAGATGAACAACATTGTGCACTCTTCCTTTGccaagagggagaaaaaagtcaaagggaaGAAGAAGCGATTGACAAAGGCAGACATCGGCACACCGAGCAACTTCCA GCACATTGGACATGTAGGATGGGATCCAAACACAGGCTTTGAT CTGAATAACTTGGACCCAGAGCTGAAAAACCTGTTTGATATGTGTGGCATTTCTGAGGCTCAGCTAAAGGATAAAGAGACCTCTAAGGTCATCTATGATTTCATCGAGAAGAACGGAGGTGTAGATGCTGTCAAAGATGAGCTGCGGAAACAAG cacctccacctccacctccatccAGAGGCGGACCTCCTCCCCCACCACCACATCACGGCTCCGCCcctcccccaccaccacctcccGCACGGGGACGAGGTgcccctccacctcctcccccctccAGAGCTCCCGTCTCTGCACCCCCGCCTCCCCCTCCATCACGGCCAGGCATATCTGCTCCACCGCCGCCTCCTCCCAGCCGCGGCCCACTCCCGCCTCCCCCTCCACCGGCCCACGCATCCCTTCCCGTTGCACCTCCCCCACCACCCCCACCTCCCCCCTCATCCGGCGCTGGCgcacctcctcctccccctccccccccacCTCCTCCTGGCCCTCCACCCCCAGCTCCTCCGCTCGCCACAGAAGCTAACGGAGGGGACAGCAGCCTGCCGGCATCCGGAAGCAAGTCGGCGCTGCTGAGTCAGATCAGAGAAGGAACCCAGCTCAAAAAGGTGGAGCAGAAAGAGAGGCCAGCATCCAACGTGGGCAGAGACGCGCTTCTGGACCAAATCCGACAAGGAATCCAACTTAAAACT AGGGACGATAATAATGACTCAGCACCTGCCACACCAGCCCCATCATCAGGCATTGTTGGGGCCCTCATGGAGGTGATGGAGAAAAGGAAAAGGGCTATTCACTCTTCAG atgaggatgatgatgatgaagatgatgaagactttgaggaggaggatgagtgGGATGactag
- the lmod2b gene encoding leiomodin-2, producing the protein MSCFGYRRELSKYEDLDEDELLASLSAEELAELEKELSDIDPDANVPIGLRQRDQTDKTPTGTFSREALMKYWENETRRLLEDELGGASPKLDEEQEEDCVTEETSEGEEDKDDENEKEQKKNEKQREEEEEAENSDEEEEEETESEEEPVTEEEEEEDEEEEEQNNKSKPEPSNNSGQVTSWAENLTLLKPQRVEPIRRTPPPPPPADPNTTGNPTVVDDALQRVLRNDSELTEVNLNNIDDISQETLIRFAEALRSNTHVKTFSLANTRADDPVALAIAKMLKENSSIISLNIESNYVSGKGVMALVQALPGNNTLTELRFHNQRHMCGGQVEMEMVKILRENYTLIKLGYQFNLPGPRMSMTGILTRNQDRQRQKRLQEQRQQQQNQQGAQEGAVNRRTTALRGTPSSSPYSSPRASPWSSPKLPRNDLAKKQTPPAPPPPPPPPPPPPPPPLPQQEKKKPTRMIAEVIKAHEAGKKKTVKTKGKKGKKGKVSGNDETNSIFKELKNALRPVSVERRGEEGSRPSTPMRSAHDQLMESIRNSSMRNLKRVEVPRHLR; encoded by the exons ATGAGCTGTTTTGGGTATCGTCGAGAGCTGAGTAAGTATGAAGACCTTGATGAAGATGAGCTTTTGGCTTCTCTCAGCGCTGAGGAGCTGGCTGAGTTGGAAAAGGAGCTGTCGGACATCGATCCTGATGCCAATGTGCCCATAGGACTCAGACAGCGAGACCAGACAGATAAGACCCCGACAGGCACCTTCAGCAGAGAGGCCCTCATGAAGTACTGGGAGAACGAGACACGTAGACTGCTGGAGGATGAGTTAGGTGGAGCAAGCCCAAAACTG GATGAAGAACAGGAGGAGGACTGTGTGACAGAAGAAACCAGTGAAGGAGAAGAGGACAAAGATGATGAAAATGAGAAGGagcaaaaaaagaatgaaaaacaaagggaggaagaagaggaagccgAGAACAgtgatgaagaagaggaagaagagacggAGAGTGAAGAAGAACCTGtaacagaagaggaggaagaagaagacgaagaggaagaagaacaaaataataaatcaaaacCTGAACCGTCAAATAATTCAGGGCAGGTGACGTCGTGGGCCGAGAACCTAACCCTGCTCAAGCCCCAGAGGGTGGAGCCTATTAGGCggactcctcctcctccaccacctgcCGACCCGAACACCACTGGAAACCCAACTGTCGTCGATGACGCTCTGCAGCGAGTACTTAGAAATGACTCTGAACTCACTGAGGTTAATCTCAATAATATAGATGACATCTCACAG GAAACTCTCATCCGATTCGCTGAAGCATTGAGGTCAAACACACACGTGAAAACCTTCAGCCTCGCAAACACCCGAGCTGACGACCCCGTGGCTCTGGCCATTGCTAAGATGCTAAAGGAGAACTCCTCCATCATCAGCCTGAATATAGAGTCCAACTATGTGTCTGGAAAAGGCGTGATGGCTCTGGTTCAAGCACTACCAGGAAACAACACCTTGACGGAGCTCAGGTTTCATAACCAGAGGCACATGTGTGGAGGACAG GTGGAAATGGAGATGGTGAAAATTCTGAGGGAAAACTACACCTTGATCAAACTGGGTTACCAGTTCAACCTACCTGGGCCAAGAATGAGCATGACAGGGATCCTCACCAGGAACCAAGACCGTCAGAGGCAGAAACGGCTACAggagcagaggcagcagcagcagaaccaGCAGGGGGCACAAGAAGGAGCTGTTAACCGCAGAACCACTGCGCTG AGAGGAACACCAAGTTCATCCCCTTACAGCTCACCCAGGGCCTCTCCTTGGTCCTCACCTAAACTGCCCCGAAACGACCTGGCTAAAAAACAGACACCCCCTGCGCCAcctcctcccccacctccacccccgcctcctcctccacctcctctcccgCAGCAGGAGAAGAAAAAGCCCACGAGGATGATTGCAGAGGTTATCAAGGCGCATGAAGCGGGCAAGAAAAAGACGGTGAAAACAAAAGGGAAGAAGGGGAAGAAGGGGAAGGTGTCGGGCAATGATGAGACAAACAGCATCTTTAAGGAGCTCAAAAATGCCCTTAGGCCAGTGTCGGTAgagaggagaggggaggaggGCAGCAGGCCATCAACGCCAATGAGGTCAGCCCATGATCAGCTGATGGAGTCCATCCGCAATAGCAGCATGCGCAATCTGAAACGG GTGGAAGTCCCTCGTCATCTACGATAA
- the asb15b gene encoding LOW QUALITY PROTEIN: ankyrin repeat and SOCS box protein 15b (The sequence of the model RefSeq protein was modified relative to this genomic sequence to represent the inferred CDS: substituted 3 bases at 3 genomic stop codons) produces the protein MDDFEQEAINEDLIEFAIRESVQDAYKLPCSVQTDRKNTNSVEFMKIMAAIQKGDVDALQELSRCASAFRESDSRGWLPLHAAAVQLQPDVLHTVLQVLESTDLTLEEQTGDGDTALTLAAEAGQVENIKLLLKHGASPHNTNSRNESPLLIAVRQRSYDIVLSLIMGGAFVEQVCLSKWRAIHEAAKEGCAAIMMLLLRHGAKITSRDGHGVTPLGIAAEHGNSEVLDILIHHGGDVNVQASNGDTVLYDATGSGNLDCVKLLLEHGANPNVASYACQLPIHRAAYEGYILILRTLIPITTKRAIRLSGQSPVHSAADGGQVQCLELLIQKGYDVNALLHAHISENYGDLRKTPLYFAVSNGDVTCSERLLAAGARTDLDPLRCILVAIRAERYDLVELLLSHGAEVNCYFRVISNTVFPTALQYCFRDHVMLRLLLNSGYHAYKHVYLLXNXSIFDLFTEDMXFRFINFIIGFLQPYRCFQCGHGDSEELDSTWTELHNQAYQIYSQPKVISFCEFVSVSCLAHVVGKVVRMLLDYVSHVSICFKLRQILQKRPEWDEISDILGKPRSLQHLCRLVIRSHMSLRTLNDPETMAGGPFPPRLMNYLTYREYDLYGDLLSV, from the exons ATGGATGACTTTGAACAGGAGGCCATAAATGAAGACTTGATTGAGTTTGCCATTCGAGAGAGCGTTCAAGATGCCTACAAGCTGCCATGCTCAGTGCAAACAGATAG GAAAAACACAAATAGTGTGGAGTTTATGAAGATTATGGCAGCCATTCAAAAAG GTGATGTGGATGCGCTGCAGGAGTTGTCACGTTGTGCGTCTGCCTTCAGAGAGAGTGACAGCAGGGGCTGGCTGCCTCTGCACgcagcagctgtgcagctgcagCCAGATGTCCTCCACACAGTGCTGCAGG TGTTGGAATCCACCGACTTGACCCTGGAGGAGCAGACGGGGGACGGTGATACGGCTCTGACTCTGGCAGCTGAGGCCGGTCAGGTGGAAAACATCAAGCTGCTTCTGAAGCACGGAGCTTCACCGCACAACACCAACAGCAGGAATGAATCACCTCTGCTAATCG CAGTGAGACAACGCTCATACGACATAGTTCTTTCCCTCATCATGGGCGGGGCCTTTGTAGAGCAGGTGTGTCTCTCCAAGTGGAGGGCCATTCATGAGGCAGCAAAG GAGGGTTGTGCAGCTATTATGATGCTGTTACTCCGACATGGAGCCAAAATAACAAGCAGAGACGGTCATGGCGTGACACCGCTGGGGATCGCAGCTGAACATGGCAACTCTGAAGTTTTAGACATACTCATACACCACG GTGGTGATGTGAATGTCCAGGCAAGCAATGGAGACACGGTCCTGTATGATGCAACCGGATCTGGAAACCTGGACTGTGTCAAGCTGCTTTTGGAGCATGGAGCCAACCCAAATGTTGCCAGCTACGCCTGCCAGCTGCCCATCCATAGAGCTGCGTATGAAGGATACATACT AATCCTGAGGACTCTCATCCCTATCACCACAAAGAGAGCTATTCGCCTCTCAGGCCAGAGCCCTGTCCACTCTGCTGCAGACGGGGGGCAGGTTCAGTGTCTAGAGCTGCTTATCCAAAAGGGTTATGATGTCAATGCCCTGCTACATGCACACATCTCTG AGAACTACGGGGACCTCAGGAAGACTCCTCTCTACTTCGCTGTGTCCAACGGTGATGTGACCTGTTCGGAGAGGTTGCTGGCGGCTGGCGCGAGAACTGACCTGGATCCACTGCGATGCATACTGGTTGCTATACGTGCTGAGAG GTACGACTTGGTGGAGCTGTTGCTGTCCCATGGAGCAGAGGTTAACTGTTATTTCAGAGTGATCAGCAACACGGTGTTCCCCACAGCACTGCAGTACTGCTTCAGAGACCACGTCATGCTGCGATTGCTGCTCAACAGTGGATATCACGCTTACAAGCACGTATACCTGCTGTGAAATTAGTCGATATTCGATTTATTTACAGAGGATATGTAGTTCAGATTCATCAATTTCATTATCGGATTTCTGCAACCGTACAGGTGTTTCCAGTGCGGTCATGGTGACAGTGAAGAATTGGATAGTACCTGGACTGAGCTGCATAACCAAGCCTATCAGATTTACAGTCAACCTAAAGTCATCTCA TTCTGTGAGTTTGTGTCAGTATCATGCCTTGCTCACGTTGTAGGCAAAGTGGTAAGGATGCTACTGGACTACGTCAGCCATGTCAGCATTTGTTTTAAGCTCAGACAAATCCTGCAGAAGAGGCCGGAGTGGGATGAGATTTCTGACATACTGG GGAAGCCACGGTCCCTGCAGCACTTGTGTCGACTGGTAATCAGAAGTCACATGAGCCTCAGGACCTTGAATGACCCTGAAACTATGGCTGGTGGTCCCTTCCCCCCAAGGCTGATGAACTACCTGACCTACAGAGAGTATGACCTGTATGGTGACCTGTTATCTGTGTGA